From Oryza sativa Japonica Group chromosome 4, ASM3414082v1, one genomic window encodes:
- the LOC107280640 gene encoding G-type lectin S-receptor-like serine/threonine-protein kinase At2g19130, translating into MTGSFMPNFTFFHNDQEAYFIYTLSDETTMMHAGIDVYGRGLVGIWLEELQDWFIYYRQPVVNCDVYAICGPFTICNDNKDPFCDCMKGYSIRSPKDWELDDRTGGCMRNTPLSCGAGKDRTGLTDKFYPVQSIRLPHNAENLQAPTSREECSQVCLSNCSCTAYSYGNGGCSIWHDELYNVKQLSDASPNGDEGVLYIRLAAKELQNSQRKMSGKIIGVAIGASIGVLFLMILLLIVWKSKGKWFACTQEKPEDGIGITAFRYTDLQRATKNFSNKLGGGSFGSVFMGYLNDSTIAEKMLDGARQGEKQFRAEVNSIGIIQHINLVKLIGFCCEGDNRLLVYEYMPNCSLDVCLFEANDIVLDWTTRYQIAIGVARGLAYLHDSCRDCIIHCDIKPENILLDVSYMPKIADFGMAKMLGREFSRAMTTMRGTIGYIAPEWISGTVVTSKVDVYSYGMVLFEIISGRRNRSHEHFMDGDYSFYFPMQVARKLLKGEIGCLVDANLEGDVNLMEVERACKIACWCIQDHEFDRPTMAEVVQSLEGLLELNMPPLPRLLRQRSFGRH; encoded by the coding sequence ATGACAGGCTCTTTCATGCCAAATTTCACATTTTTCCACAATGACCAAGAGGCTTACTTCATATACACCTTGTCTGATGAGACGACGATGATGCACGCTGGAATAGATGTATATGGAAGAGGTTTGGTGGGCATATGGTTGGAGGAATTGCAGGACTGGTTTATCTATTACAGGCAGCCTGTAGTGAATTGTGATGTGTATGCAATTTGTGGACCTTTCACAATCTGCAATGACAATAAGGATCCGTTCTGCGACTGTATGAAAGGCTACTCCATAAGATCACCGAAGGACTGGGAGCTTGATGATCGAACAGGAGGGTGCATGAGGAATACTCCTTTAAGTTGTGGTGCTGGTAAGGACAGGACAGGTCTCACAGATAAGTTCTACCCTGTGCAAAGCATTAGGTTGCCTCACAATGCAGAAAATTTGCAGGCTCCTACCAGTCGAGAAGAATGCTCACAGGTTTGTTTGAGCAACTGCTCTTGCACTGCATATTCCTATGGGAATGGTGGCTGCTCCATTTGGCATGATGAGTTGTACAATGTAAAGCAATTATCTGATGCTTCTCCAAATGGGGATGAGGGGGTTCTTTACATTCGACTTGCTGCAAAAGAGTTGCAAAATTCACAAAGGAAGATGAGTGGAAAAATAATTGGTGTTGCCATTGGTGCGAGCATTGGCGTTTTGTTTTTGATGATCCTTCTACTGATAGTTTGGAAGAGTAAAGGGAAATGGTTTGCTTGCACACAGGAAAAGCCTGAGGATGGTATTGGGATCACTGCATTTCGATATACTGATCTGCAACGCGCAACTaaaaacttttcaaataagttGGGGGGAGGCAGTTTTGGTTCTGTGTTCATGGGGTACCTAAACGACTCTACCATCGCAGAGAAAATGCTTGATGGAGCCCGTCAAGGAGAGAAGCAATTCAGGGCTGAAGTAAATTCAATTGGAATCATTCAACATATTAACTTAGTTAAACTGATTGGGTTTTGTTGTGAAGGTGATAATAGGTTACTTGTGTATGAATACATGCCAAACTGCTCCCTTGATGTGTGTTTATTCGAGGCTAATGATATAGTTTTGGATTGGACTACTAGGTACCAAATTGCCATTGGAGTTGCCAGAGGCCTTGCCTATTTGCATGATAGTTGTCGGGATTGCATCATACATTGTGATATCAAGCCAGAGAATATACTTCTTGATGTGTCTTACATGCCTAAAATTGCAGATTTTGGAATGGCGAAGATGTTGGGGAGAGAATTTAGTCGTGCTATGACTACAATGAGAGGAACAATTGGATACATAGCTCCTGAATGGATTAGTGGAACAGTTGTTACATCCAAAGTAGATGTTTATAGCTACGGGATggttttgtttgaaatcatATCAGGAAGGAGGAACCGAAGTCATGAACATTTCATGGATGGTGATTATTCCTTCTACTTTCCCATGCAAGTTGCACGCAAGCTTCTCAAAGGAGAGATTGGATGTCTTGTGGATGCCAATTTGGAAGGTGATGTTAACCTCATGGAGGTTGAAAGAGCTTGCAAAATTGCATGTTGGTGCATTCAAGATCACGAATTTGATCGGCCAACAATGGCCGAGGTGGTACAGTCCCTTGAAGGTCTACTTGAGCTCAACATGCCTCCACTGCCAAGACTACTAAGGCAGCGTTCGTTTGGACGACATTGA